From a single Hemibagrus wyckioides isolate EC202008001 linkage group LG27, SWU_Hwy_1.0, whole genome shotgun sequence genomic region:
- the LOC131347539 gene encoding uncharacterized protein LOC131347539, which yields MGYSLQLQFTAILYSLQVHSTVYSYTLQSTGTLYSLQLHSTATVYSYTLQSTGTLYSLQLHSTATVYSYTLQSTGTLYSLQVHSTVYRYTLQLQFTAILYSLQVHSTVYRYTLQSTATLYSLQVHSTVYSYTLQLQFTAILYSLQVHSTVYSYTLQLQFTATLYSLQVHSTVYRYSLQLQFTAILYSLQVHSTVYSYTLQLQFTAILYSLQVHSTVCSYTLQSTGTGYSYTLQLHSIVYSYNLFSTATVTTLFSLQSTLYSYTLQSTATLYSYSLQLQHSLQLQSTATVSSTAIVYSYSIVYSYTLQL from the coding sequence GTACAGTCTACAGCTACAGTTTACAGCTATACTCTACAGTCTACAGGTACACTCTACAGTCTACAGCTACACTCTACAGTCTACAGGTACACTCTACAGTCTACAGCTACACTCTACAGCTACAGTTTACAGCTATACTCTACAGTCTACAGGTACACTCTACAGTCTACAGCTACACTCTACAGCTACAGTTTACAGCTATACTCTACAGTCTACAGGTACACTCTACAGTCTACAGGTACACTCTACAGTCTACAGGTACACTCTACAGCTACAGTTTACAGCTATACTCTACAGTCTACAGGTACACTCTACAGTCTACAGGTACACTCTACAGTCTACAGCTACACTCTACAGTCTACAGGTACACTCTACAGTCTACAGCTACACTCTACAGCTACAGTTTACAGCTATACTCTACAGTCTACAGGTACACTCTACAGTCTACAGCTACACTCTACAGCTACAGTTTACAGCTACACTCTACAGTCTACAGGTACACTCTACAGTCTACAGGTACAGTCTACAGCTACAGTTTACAGCTATACTCTACAGTCTACAGGTACACTCTACAGTCTACAGCTACACTCTACAGCTACAGTTTACAGCTATACTCTACAGTCTACAGGTACACTCTACAGTCTGCAGCTACACTCTACAGTCTACAGGTACAGGCTACAGCTACACTTTACAGCTACACTCTATAGTCTACAGCTACAATCTATTCTCTACAGCTACAGTGACTACACTCTTTAGTCTACAGTCTACACTCTACAGCTACACTTTACAGTCTACAGCTACACTCTACAGCTATAGTCTACAGCTACAGCATAGTCTACAGCTACaatctacagctacagtgtcaTCTACAGCTATAGTCTACAGCTACAGCATAGTCTACAGCTACACTCTACAGCTATAG